A stretch of the Neofelis nebulosa isolate mNeoNeb1 chromosome 1, mNeoNeb1.pri, whole genome shotgun sequence genome encodes the following:
- the ELF1 gene encoding ETS-related transcription factor Elf-1 isoform X3 has translation MAAVVQQNDLVFEFASNVMEDEQQLGDPAIFPAVIVEHVPGADILNSYAGLACVEEPNDMITESSLDVAEEEIIDEDDDDITLTVEASCHNGDETIETIEAAEALLNMDSPGPMLDEKRINGIPEVVETQQVQETYAHSPGTSSPEQPKRKKGRKTKPPRPDSPATTPNISVKKKNKDGKGNTIYLWEFLLALLQDKATCPKYIKWTQREKGIFKLVDSKAVSRLWGKHKNKPDMNYETMGRALRYYYQRGILAKVEGQRLVYQFKEMPKDLIYIDDEDPGSSIESSDPSLSSTTTSSRSQASRSRVSSSPGIKGGATTVLKPGNSKATKPKDPAEAAQPSEVLRTVQPTQSPYPTQLFRTIHVVQPVQAVPEGEATVTSSMQDETLNSSVQSIRTIQAPTQVPVVVSPGNQHLHTVTLQTVPITTVIASTDPSSGAGSQKFILQAIPSSQPMTVLKENVMLQSQKPGSPPSIVLSPAHVQQVLTSNVQSICNGTVSMASSPSFSATTPVVTFSPRSSQLVAHPPGTVITSVIKAQETKTLIQEVEKKEVEDHLKEDIEKTEQQPQPYVMVVSNSNGFASQVAVKQNELLEPNSF, from the exons CTTGGTGATCCAGCTATTTTTCCTGCTGTAATTGTGGAACATGTTCCTGGTGCTGATATTCTCAATAGTTACGCGGGTCTAGCCTGTGTGGAAGAGCCTAATGACATGATTACTGAGAGCTCCCTGGATGTTGCCGAGGAAGAAATCATAGATGAAGATGACGATGACATCACGCTCACAG TCGAAGCCTCCTGTCATAATGGGGATGAAACGATTGAAACAATCGAGGCTGCTGAGGCACTCCTCAATATGGATTCTCCTGGCCCTATGTTGGATGAAAAACGAATAA ATGGGATTCCTGAAGTGGTGGAAACTCAGCAGGTTCAAGAGACATATGCACACTCACCAGGAACATCATCGCCAGAACAACCTAAGAGAAAGAAAG ggagaaaaacaaaacctccacGACCAGATTCCCCAGCCACTACACCGAACATAtctgtgaagaagaaaaataaagatggtaaGG GAAACACAATTTATCTTTGGGAGTTTTTACTGGCACTGCTCCAGGACAAAGCTACTTGTCCTAAATATATCAAATGGACCCAGCgagaaaaaggcatttttaaactGGTAGATTCCAAAGCAGTATCCAGGTTGTGGGGAAAGCACAAAAACAAACCTGACATGAATTACGAGACCATGGGAAGAGCTCTCAG GTACTATTACCAAAGGGGTATTCTGGCAAAAGTAGAAGGTCAGCGCTTGGTGTATCAGTTCAAGGAAATGCCAAAAGATCTTATTTATATAGATGATGAGGATCCAGGTTCCAGCATAGAGTCTTCAGATCCATCACTGTCTTCAACAACTACTTCAAGTAGGAGCCAAGCAAGCAGATCGAGAGTATCCTCAAGTCCAGGGATAAAAGGAGGAGCCACTACAGTTCTAAAGCCGGGAAATTCTAAAGCTACAAAACCCAAAGATCCTGCAGAAGCTGCACAGCCATCAGAAGTTCTGAGGACAGTGCAGCCCACACAGTCTCCATATCCTACCCAGCTCTTCCGGACTATTCATGTGGTACAGCCAGTACAAGCTGTCCCAGAAGGAGAAGCAACCGTAACCAGTAGCATGCAGGATGAAACATTAAATTCTTCCGTTCAGAGTATTAG GACTATACAGGCTCCAACCCAAGTTCCAGTGGTTGTCTCTCCTGGGAATCAGCATTTGCATACAGTAACACTCCAGACAGTGCCAATCACAACAGTGATAGCCAGCACAGATCCATCATCAGGTGCTGGatctcagaaatttattttacaagCCATTCCATCCTCACAGCCCATGACagtactgaaagaaaatgtcATGCTTCAGTCACAgaagccaggctcccctccttcGATTGTCTTGAGCCCTGCCCATGTACAGCAGGTACTTACTAGCAATGTTCAATCCATTTGCAACGGAACCGTCAGTATGGCTTCATCTCCGTCCTTCAGTGCTACTACTCCTGTGGTGACCTTTTCTCCTCGAAGTTCACAACTTGTTGCTCACCCACCTGGCACTGTAATCACTTCGGTTATCAAagctcaagaaacaaaaactcttatacaggaagtagagaaaaaggaagttgAAGATCATTTGAAAGAAGACATTGAGAAGACTGAGCAACAGCCACAGCCTTATGTGATGGTGGTATCCAATTCCAATGGATTTGCCTCTCAGGTAGCTGTGAAACAAAATGAATTGCTGGAACCCAactctttttaa
- the ELF1 gene encoding ETS-related transcription factor Elf-1 isoform X1: MAAVVQQNDLVFEFASNVMEDEQQLGDPAIFPAVIVEHVPGADILNSYAGLACVEEPNDMITESSLDVAEEEIIDEDDDDITLTVEASCHNGDETIETIEAAEALLNMDSPGPMLDEKRINNNIFSSSEDDIVVAPITHVSVTLDGIPEVVETQQVQETYAHSPGTSSPEQPKRKKGRKTKPPRPDSPATTPNISVKKKNKDGKGNTIYLWEFLLALLQDKATCPKYIKWTQREKGIFKLVDSKAVSRLWGKHKNKPDMNYETMGRALRYYYQRGILAKVEGQRLVYQFKEMPKDLIYIDDEDPGSSIESSDPSLSSTTTSSRSQASRSRVSSSPGIKGGATTVLKPGNSKATKPKDPAEAAQPSEVLRTVQPTQSPYPTQLFRTIHVVQPVQAVPEGEATVTSSMQDETLNSSVQSIRTIQAPTQVPVVVSPGNQHLHTVTLQTVPITTVIASTDPSSGAGSQKFILQAIPSSQPMTVLKENVMLQSQKPGSPPSIVLSPAHVQQVLTSNVQSICNGTVSMASSPSFSATTPVVTFSPRSSQLVAHPPGTVITSVIKAQETKTLIQEVEKKEVEDHLKEDIEKTEQQPQPYVMVVSNSNGFASQVAVKQNELLEPNSF, translated from the exons CTTGGTGATCCAGCTATTTTTCCTGCTGTAATTGTGGAACATGTTCCTGGTGCTGATATTCTCAATAGTTACGCGGGTCTAGCCTGTGTGGAAGAGCCTAATGACATGATTACTGAGAGCTCCCTGGATGTTGCCGAGGAAGAAATCATAGATGAAGATGACGATGACATCACGCTCACAG TCGAAGCCTCCTGTCATAATGGGGATGAAACGATTGAAACAATCGAGGCTGCTGAGGCACTCCTCAATATGGATTCTCCTGGCCCTATGTTGGATGAAAAACGAATAA ataataatatatttagtTCATCTGAAGATGACATTGTTGTTGCCCCAATCACCCATGTATCCGTCACATTAGATGGGATTCCTGAAGTGGTGGAAACTCAGCAGGTTCAAGAGACATATGCACACTCACCAGGAACATCATCGCCAGAACAACCTAAGAGAAAGAAAG ggagaaaaacaaaacctccacGACCAGATTCCCCAGCCACTACACCGAACATAtctgtgaagaagaaaaataaagatggtaaGG GAAACACAATTTATCTTTGGGAGTTTTTACTGGCACTGCTCCAGGACAAAGCTACTTGTCCTAAATATATCAAATGGACCCAGCgagaaaaaggcatttttaaactGGTAGATTCCAAAGCAGTATCCAGGTTGTGGGGAAAGCACAAAAACAAACCTGACATGAATTACGAGACCATGGGAAGAGCTCTCAG GTACTATTACCAAAGGGGTATTCTGGCAAAAGTAGAAGGTCAGCGCTTGGTGTATCAGTTCAAGGAAATGCCAAAAGATCTTATTTATATAGATGATGAGGATCCAGGTTCCAGCATAGAGTCTTCAGATCCATCACTGTCTTCAACAACTACTTCAAGTAGGAGCCAAGCAAGCAGATCGAGAGTATCCTCAAGTCCAGGGATAAAAGGAGGAGCCACTACAGTTCTAAAGCCGGGAAATTCTAAAGCTACAAAACCCAAAGATCCTGCAGAAGCTGCACAGCCATCAGAAGTTCTGAGGACAGTGCAGCCCACACAGTCTCCATATCCTACCCAGCTCTTCCGGACTATTCATGTGGTACAGCCAGTACAAGCTGTCCCAGAAGGAGAAGCAACCGTAACCAGTAGCATGCAGGATGAAACATTAAATTCTTCCGTTCAGAGTATTAG GACTATACAGGCTCCAACCCAAGTTCCAGTGGTTGTCTCTCCTGGGAATCAGCATTTGCATACAGTAACACTCCAGACAGTGCCAATCACAACAGTGATAGCCAGCACAGATCCATCATCAGGTGCTGGatctcagaaatttattttacaagCCATTCCATCCTCACAGCCCATGACagtactgaaagaaaatgtcATGCTTCAGTCACAgaagccaggctcccctccttcGATTGTCTTGAGCCCTGCCCATGTACAGCAGGTACTTACTAGCAATGTTCAATCCATTTGCAACGGAACCGTCAGTATGGCTTCATCTCCGTCCTTCAGTGCTACTACTCCTGTGGTGACCTTTTCTCCTCGAAGTTCACAACTTGTTGCTCACCCACCTGGCACTGTAATCACTTCGGTTATCAAagctcaagaaacaaaaactcttatacaggaagtagagaaaaaggaagttgAAGATCATTTGAAAGAAGACATTGAGAAGACTGAGCAACAGCCACAGCCTTATGTGATGGTGGTATCCAATTCCAATGGATTTGCCTCTCAGGTAGCTGTGAAACAAAATGAATTGCTGGAACCCAactctttttaa
- the ELF1 gene encoding ETS-related transcription factor Elf-1 isoform X2 gives MAAVVQQNDLVFEFASNVMEDEQQLGDPAIFPAVIVEHVPGADILNSYAGLACVEEPNDMITESSLDVAEEEIIDEDDDDITLTVEASCHNGDETIETIEAAEALLNMDSPGPMLDEKRINNNIFSSSEDDIVVAPITHVSVTLDGIPEVVETQQVQETYAHSPGTSSPEQPKRKKGRKTKPPRPDSPATTPNISVKKKNKDGNTIYLWEFLLALLQDKATCPKYIKWTQREKGIFKLVDSKAVSRLWGKHKNKPDMNYETMGRALRYYYQRGILAKVEGQRLVYQFKEMPKDLIYIDDEDPGSSIESSDPSLSSTTTSSRSQASRSRVSSSPGIKGGATTVLKPGNSKATKPKDPAEAAQPSEVLRTVQPTQSPYPTQLFRTIHVVQPVQAVPEGEATVTSSMQDETLNSSVQSIRTIQAPTQVPVVVSPGNQHLHTVTLQTVPITTVIASTDPSSGAGSQKFILQAIPSSQPMTVLKENVMLQSQKPGSPPSIVLSPAHVQQVLTSNVQSICNGTVSMASSPSFSATTPVVTFSPRSSQLVAHPPGTVITSVIKAQETKTLIQEVEKKEVEDHLKEDIEKTEQQPQPYVMVVSNSNGFASQVAVKQNELLEPNSF, from the exons CTTGGTGATCCAGCTATTTTTCCTGCTGTAATTGTGGAACATGTTCCTGGTGCTGATATTCTCAATAGTTACGCGGGTCTAGCCTGTGTGGAAGAGCCTAATGACATGATTACTGAGAGCTCCCTGGATGTTGCCGAGGAAGAAATCATAGATGAAGATGACGATGACATCACGCTCACAG TCGAAGCCTCCTGTCATAATGGGGATGAAACGATTGAAACAATCGAGGCTGCTGAGGCACTCCTCAATATGGATTCTCCTGGCCCTATGTTGGATGAAAAACGAATAA ataataatatatttagtTCATCTGAAGATGACATTGTTGTTGCCCCAATCACCCATGTATCCGTCACATTAGATGGGATTCCTGAAGTGGTGGAAACTCAGCAGGTTCAAGAGACATATGCACACTCACCAGGAACATCATCGCCAGAACAACCTAAGAGAAAGAAAG ggagaaaaacaaaacctccacGACCAGATTCCCCAGCCACTACACCGAACATAtctgtgaagaagaaaaataaagatg GAAACACAATTTATCTTTGGGAGTTTTTACTGGCACTGCTCCAGGACAAAGCTACTTGTCCTAAATATATCAAATGGACCCAGCgagaaaaaggcatttttaaactGGTAGATTCCAAAGCAGTATCCAGGTTGTGGGGAAAGCACAAAAACAAACCTGACATGAATTACGAGACCATGGGAAGAGCTCTCAG GTACTATTACCAAAGGGGTATTCTGGCAAAAGTAGAAGGTCAGCGCTTGGTGTATCAGTTCAAGGAAATGCCAAAAGATCTTATTTATATAGATGATGAGGATCCAGGTTCCAGCATAGAGTCTTCAGATCCATCACTGTCTTCAACAACTACTTCAAGTAGGAGCCAAGCAAGCAGATCGAGAGTATCCTCAAGTCCAGGGATAAAAGGAGGAGCCACTACAGTTCTAAAGCCGGGAAATTCTAAAGCTACAAAACCCAAAGATCCTGCAGAAGCTGCACAGCCATCAGAAGTTCTGAGGACAGTGCAGCCCACACAGTCTCCATATCCTACCCAGCTCTTCCGGACTATTCATGTGGTACAGCCAGTACAAGCTGTCCCAGAAGGAGAAGCAACCGTAACCAGTAGCATGCAGGATGAAACATTAAATTCTTCCGTTCAGAGTATTAG GACTATACAGGCTCCAACCCAAGTTCCAGTGGTTGTCTCTCCTGGGAATCAGCATTTGCATACAGTAACACTCCAGACAGTGCCAATCACAACAGTGATAGCCAGCACAGATCCATCATCAGGTGCTGGatctcagaaatttattttacaagCCATTCCATCCTCACAGCCCATGACagtactgaaagaaaatgtcATGCTTCAGTCACAgaagccaggctcccctccttcGATTGTCTTGAGCCCTGCCCATGTACAGCAGGTACTTACTAGCAATGTTCAATCCATTTGCAACGGAACCGTCAGTATGGCTTCATCTCCGTCCTTCAGTGCTACTACTCCTGTGGTGACCTTTTCTCCTCGAAGTTCACAACTTGTTGCTCACCCACCTGGCACTGTAATCACTTCGGTTATCAAagctcaagaaacaaaaactcttatacaggaagtagagaaaaaggaagttgAAGATCATTTGAAAGAAGACATTGAGAAGACTGAGCAACAGCCACAGCCTTATGTGATGGTGGTATCCAATTCCAATGGATTTGCCTCTCAGGTAGCTGTGAAACAAAATGAATTGCTGGAACCCAactctttttaa